One window of Oscillibacter hominis genomic DNA carries:
- a CDS encoding ABC transporter ATP-binding protein, translating into MLKTLSARVGQYRKDSILAPLFTVLESVMETLIPLLMASIIDDGIEAGNVGHVYQFGLFMILAAAMALLFGVLAGRFAARASTGFACNLRADMYRNIQTFSFSNIDKYSTAGLITRLTTDVTNLQNAFQMILRMCVRAPVTMLCALVMAISISPSLSSVFLVAMVFLVIVLLAIMVPASKMFRQVFRKYDDLNASVQENVSAIRVVKSFVREAYENEKFRTAADNLYRLFVKTESRISFTFPSMMLAVYGCNLGLSWLGAQMIVGGSLTTGQLTQLFSYVMNILMGLMMLSMVFVMITMSAASAQRISEVLNESSDLHNPPQAETEIPNGSVDFDHVSFAYQKGSGAPVLQDIDLHIRSGETIGIIGGTGSAKSSLVNLISRLYDVTEGSVKVGGRDVRSYDLDALRNQVSVVLQKNVLFSGTILENLRWGDKDATEEECERACRLACADEFIQKMPDKYETHIEQGGTNVSGGQKQRLCIARALLKKPKVLILDDSTSAVDTATDSKIRQAFREEIPGTTKLIIAQRISSVQDADRILVLDDGRVSGFGTHEELLQNNSIYREVYESQTQGGDFDKIGGED; encoded by the coding sequence ATGCTGAAAACCTTAAGCGCACGGGTCGGGCAATACAGGAAGGACTCGATCCTGGCGCCGCTGTTCACTGTGCTGGAGTCTGTGATGGAGACGCTGATCCCGCTGCTGATGGCCTCGATCATCGACGATGGCATCGAGGCCGGCAACGTGGGGCACGTGTACCAGTTCGGCCTGTTCATGATTTTGGCCGCGGCCATGGCGCTGCTGTTCGGCGTTCTGGCCGGCCGCTTTGCCGCCAGGGCGTCCACCGGCTTTGCATGCAACCTGCGCGCGGACATGTACCGCAACATCCAGACCTTCAGCTTTTCCAATATTGATAAATACAGCACCGCGGGGCTCATCACCCGCCTGACCACGGACGTCACCAATCTGCAAAATGCCTTCCAGATGATCCTGCGCATGTGCGTGCGGGCTCCGGTGACCATGCTCTGCGCCCTGGTGATGGCCATTTCCATCAGTCCCAGCCTGAGCTCCGTATTCCTGGTGGCCATGGTGTTTCTGGTCATTGTGCTGCTGGCCATCATGGTGCCGGCCAGCAAAATGTTCCGTCAGGTGTTCCGCAAATACGACGACCTGAACGCCAGCGTGCAGGAAAATGTCTCCGCCATCCGGGTGGTGAAGAGCTTTGTCCGGGAGGCCTATGAAAACGAGAAATTCCGCACCGCCGCCGACAACCTCTACCGCCTCTTTGTCAAGACGGAGAGCCGCATCTCCTTTACCTTCCCGTCCATGATGCTGGCTGTCTACGGCTGCAACCTCGGCCTGAGCTGGCTGGGCGCGCAGATGATCGTGGGCGGCAGCCTGACCACCGGCCAGCTGACCCAGCTCTTCTCCTATGTGATGAATATCCTGATGGGCCTGATGATGCTCTCCATGGTCTTTGTCATGATCACCATGTCCGCCGCCAGCGCCCAGCGGATCTCGGAGGTGCTGAACGAATCCAGCGACCTCCACAATCCCCCGCAGGCTGAGACAGAGATTCCCAACGGCAGCGTGGACTTCGACCATGTCTCCTTTGCTTACCAAAAGGGCAGCGGCGCCCCGGTGCTCCAGGACATCGACCTCCACATCCGCTCCGGGGAGACCATCGGCATCATCGGCGGGACCGGCAGCGCCAAATCCAGCCTGGTAAACCTGATCTCCCGGCTCTACGACGTGACCGAGGGCAGCGTCAAGGTGGGCGGCAGGGACGTGCGCAGCTATGACCTGGATGCCTTGCGCAACCAGGTATCCGTGGTGCTGCAGAAGAACGTGCTTTTCTCCGGCACCATTTTGGAGAACCTGCGCTGGGGCGACAAGGACGCCACAGAGGAGGAGTGTGAACGGGCCTGCCGCTTGGCATGCGCCGATGAATTCATCCAGAAGATGCCCGACAAGTATGAAACCCACATCGAGCAGGGCGGCACCAACGTGTCCGGCGGACAGAAGCAGCGGCTGTGCATTGCCCGGGCGCTGCTGAAAAAGCCCAAAGTCCTGATCTTGGACGATTCCACCTCTGCGGTGGATACTGCCACGGATTCCAAAATCCGCCAGGCCTTCCGGGAGGAGATTCCCGGCACCACCAAGCTGATCATCGCCCAGCGCATCTCCAGCGTCCAGGACGCCGACCGCATCCTGGTGTTGGACGACGGGCGCGTGAGCGGCTTCGGCACCCACGAGGAGCTGCTGCAAAACAATTCCATCTACCGCGAGGTCTACGAGAGCCAGACCCAGGGCGGCGACTTTGATAAAATCGGAGGTGAGGACTGA
- a CDS encoding BMP family protein yields the protein MKKVVSLILTLMMVLSLAACGGNGGGSASGSGSGSASGSAGSGEYDAKVALCLVGPANDGAWSSYAYNAVMAAKELYNIDVKYTENVKPTDMEAVFTDYAAQGFDLIIGHSFSFGDAALAVAERYPDVSFAIIDGTVEADNVASYNLKTQESGYIQGVLAAAMSESGKIGAVAGVEGPAIIKVVEAYKVGAKAQNPDIEVMTAYTGSFDDAAKSKEAAQAMIDKGADIIMGGANQSNAGMIKACEEADIYCMGELDQQNLAPQNVLLCNLSDIENLVSVAVKEVVEGTFSGGIHEYGYADNVLSLTDYGELDSEVPQEVKDLVAETMEKIKSGEIEVPRIEQITND from the coding sequence ATGAAAAAAGTAGTGTCTCTGATCCTGACCCTGATGATGGTGCTCTCCCTGGCAGCGTGCGGCGGCAACGGCGGCGGCAGTGCCTCCGGCTCCGGTAGCGGCAGTGCCTCCGGTTCCGCAGGCAGCGGAGAATACGATGCCAAGGTGGCGCTGTGCCTGGTGGGTCCCGCCAATGACGGCGCATGGAGCAGCTATGCATACAACGCGGTGATGGCTGCCAAGGAGCTCTACAACATTGATGTGAAATATACGGAAAACGTGAAGCCCACCGATATGGAGGCCGTCTTCACCGACTACGCCGCCCAGGGCTTTGACCTGATCATTGGCCACAGCTTCTCCTTCGGCGACGCGGCACTGGCCGTGGCCGAGCGCTATCCCGACGTATCCTTTGCCATCATTGACGGCACGGTGGAAGCGGACAACGTGGCCTCCTACAACCTGAAGACCCAGGAATCCGGCTACATCCAGGGCGTGCTGGCCGCCGCCATGAGCGAGAGCGGCAAGATCGGCGCCGTGGCCGGCGTGGAGGGCCCCGCCATCATCAAGGTCGTGGAGGCCTACAAGGTGGGCGCCAAGGCCCAGAACCCCGACATCGAGGTGATGACCGCCTACACCGGTTCCTTTGACGACGCAGCCAAGTCCAAGGAGGCTGCCCAGGCCATGATCGACAAGGGTGCCGACATCATCATGGGCGGTGCCAACCAGAGCAACGCCGGCATGATCAAGGCCTGCGAAGAGGCGGACATCTACTGCATGGGCGAGCTGGACCAGCAGAACCTGGCTCCTCAGAACGTGCTGCTGTGCAACCTGTCCGACATTGAGAATTTGGTGTCCGTGGCTGTGAAGGAAGTGGTGGAAGGCACCTTCTCCGGCGGCATCCATGAGTACGGCTACGCCGACAACGTGCTGAGCCTCACCGATTACGGCGAGCTGGACAGTGAGGTTCCCCAGGAGGTCAAGGACCTGGTCGCCGAGACCATGGAAAAAATCAAAAGCGGCGAGATCGAAGTGCCCCGCATCGAGCAGATCACCAACGACTGA
- a CDS encoding MarR family winged helix-turn-helix transcriptional regulator yields MFCPDTNAPFRQESISHQLRVLTNKINRRAEAMIQMALNREVTQMQGQVIGYLCIHKDHDVFQYNIEAVFSISRSTASKMLTLMEDNGLITRTGVARDARLKKIVPTEKSVRLFHQITQGMEQFEQLLRTGLTEEEVTELLRLLRKVQKNVE; encoded by the coding sequence ATGTTTTGCCCGGATACCAATGCCCCGTTCCGGCAGGAGTCCATTTCACACCAGCTGCGTGTGCTGACCAACAAGATCAACCGCAGGGCGGAGGCTATGATCCAAATGGCATTGAACCGGGAGGTTACACAGATGCAGGGGCAGGTCATCGGGTATCTGTGCATACACAAAGACCATGATGTGTTCCAGTACAACATTGAGGCCGTTTTCTCCATCAGCCGCTCCACCGCCTCCAAGATGCTCACGCTGATGGAGGACAATGGGCTGATCACCCGGACCGGAGTGGCCAGGGACGCGCGGCTGAAGAAAATTGTGCCGACCGAGAAATCAGTGCGCCTGTTCCACCAGATCACCCAGGGGATGGAGCAGTTTGAGCAGCTGCTCCGGACCGGCCTCACCGAGGAAGAAGTGACGGAGCTGCTGCGGCTGCTCCGAAAGGTACAAAAGAACGTGGAGTGA
- a CDS encoding DUF4179 domain-containing protein, whose amino-acid sequence MENLFEYRRELDSLRFSDEEKARLIGELAAAQPKAHRRPVKRMVLVAAALTAVLVVGAGATGVLKDAVEVFSPLLGGSVAQTEVIDKIGRPIGAGDTDKGVTITADAIIGDQYNACIVYTISRDDGTPLLPEDIGSHQLLVGGTGGTDLNVRGGTHGSAWFVDEVPGDDTIQYVETISADSPLTHTTAKAEFDGLYWLDEDQGKRVPIVEGHWKFRFDVDYEDASVSLGGGKTFEQDGMTFAIKDVLVSPVAVRVEYEVDSEVNWSNAPSGRVSDADQRAQQRYFENVEVLLTKSDGTVMDLSSSGGSIRPENGKTHCVKGEVLEQVIPIEEMESLSVGGIVFPIQNNG is encoded by the coding sequence ATGGAGAATCTGTTTGAATACCGCAGGGAGCTGGACTCCCTCCGCTTCAGCGATGAGGAAAAGGCCCGGCTGATCGGTGAACTGGCGGCGGCCCAGCCCAAGGCCCACCGCCGCCCGGTGAAGCGGATGGTCCTGGTGGCCGCCGCCCTGACAGCCGTCCTGGTGGTGGGCGCCGGAGCCACAGGCGTGCTGAAAGACGCCGTGGAGGTCTTTTCCCCGCTGTTGGGCGGTTCCGTAGCCCAGACGGAGGTCATCGACAAAATCGGCCGGCCCATCGGCGCCGGCGACACGGACAAGGGCGTGACCATCACCGCCGACGCCATCATCGGCGACCAGTACAACGCCTGCATTGTCTACACCATCAGCCGGGACGACGGCACGCCTCTTCTGCCGGAGGACATCGGCTCCCACCAGCTGTTGGTGGGCGGCACCGGCGGCACGGACCTCAATGTCCGGGGCGGCACCCATGGCTCCGCCTGGTTCGTGGATGAGGTCCCCGGTGACGATACCATCCAGTACGTGGAGACCATCAGCGCCGACAGCCCCCTGACCCACACCACCGCAAAGGCGGAGTTTGACGGGCTGTACTGGCTCGATGAGGATCAGGGGAAGCGGGTGCCCATCGTGGAAGGGCATTGGAAGTTCCGCTTTGACGTGGACTATGAGGACGCATCCGTGTCCCTGGGCGGCGGAAAGACCTTTGAGCAGGACGGCATGACCTTTGCCATCAAGGATGTCCTGGTCTCTCCTGTGGCAGTCCGGGTGGAATATGAGGTGGACAGCGAGGTAAATTGGAGCAACGCGCCCAGCGGACGGGTCAGCGACGCGGACCAACGCGCCCAACAGCGTTACTTTGAGAATGTGGAGGTCCTGCTGACCAAGTCCGACGGCACGGTCATGGATCTCTCCTCTTCCGGCGGCAGTATCCGGCCTGAAAATGGGAAGACCCATTGCGTCAAGGGCGAGGTGCTGGAACAAGTGATCCCCATTGAGGAAATGGAGAGCCTGAGCGTGGGCGGAATTGTATTCCCCATCCAGAACAACGGCTGA
- a CDS encoding ABC transporter ATP-binding protein, which produces MAQQRTMRGPGGRMRGPRPHVDNPGKILKRLTGIVFKNYWLHCLVVLVCIIGSTLATVQGALFLQSLIDDYITPMVASGSRDFSGLLTALSRLAVIYGLGILCSWSYNRIMINVSQGTMRTLRTQVFTHMESLPISYFDRNAHGDIMSVYTNDIDTLRQVISQSLPQLVSSAVTIVSVFISMVLLDIPLTILTCLMIALILFVSKKLASKSSKYFVEQQKNLGAVNGYVEEMMEGQKVVKVFCHEQESLDRFLELNENLRKSADSANKFANVMMPAAAQLGNCSYALCAVLGALLAVTGYTGLTLGTLVSFLTLNKSFTQPVAQISQQANSVVMALAGAQRVFALLDEPGEEDSGYVTLVRVKRNADGSLEESDERTGIWAWKHPHLADGTVTYTEVQGSIVFDDVDFGYDENKLVLHDIRLYGNPGQKIAFVGSTGAGKTTITNLINRFYDIQDGKIRYDGININKIKKADLRTSLGIVLQDTHLFTGTVMENIRYGRLDASDEECVAAAQLANAHGFITRLSDGYNTMLTGDGANLSQGQRQLIAIARAAVADPPVLILDEATSSIDTRTEKLVQEGMDGLMYGRTTFVIAHRLSTVRNSDCIMVLEQGRIIERGTHEELLEQKGRYYQLYTGNQAG; this is translated from the coding sequence ATGGCACAGCAAAGAACCATGCGGGGCCCCGGCGGGCGGATGCGCGGTCCCCGTCCCCATGTGGACAATCCCGGAAAAATTTTAAAACGCCTGACGGGGATCGTGTTCAAAAACTACTGGCTGCACTGCCTGGTGGTCCTGGTCTGCATCATCGGCAGCACTTTGGCCACCGTTCAGGGCGCGCTGTTCCTCCAGAGCCTCATCGACGACTATATCACGCCCATGGTGGCCAGCGGCAGCCGGGACTTCTCCGGGCTTCTCACGGCCCTGAGCCGTCTGGCCGTGATCTACGGCTTGGGTATTCTCTGCTCCTGGAGCTACAACCGCATCATGATCAATGTGTCCCAGGGCACCATGCGGACCCTGCGCACCCAGGTCTTCACCCATATGGAGAGCCTGCCGATCTCCTACTTTGACCGCAACGCCCACGGAGACATCATGTCCGTGTATACCAACGACATTGACACGCTGCGCCAGGTGATCTCCCAGAGCCTGCCCCAGCTGGTGTCCAGCGCGGTGACCATTGTCAGCGTCTTCATCAGCATGGTGCTCCTGGACATTCCCCTGACCATCCTTACCTGCCTGATGATCGCACTGATCCTGTTTGTCAGTAAGAAGCTGGCCTCCAAGTCCTCCAAGTATTTTGTGGAGCAGCAGAAAAACTTAGGTGCAGTCAACGGCTATGTGGAGGAGATGATGGAGGGCCAGAAGGTGGTGAAGGTCTTCTGCCATGAGCAGGAGAGCCTGGACCGCTTCCTGGAGCTGAACGAGAATCTCCGAAAGAGCGCCGACAGCGCCAACAAGTTCGCCAACGTCATGATGCCCGCTGCCGCCCAGTTAGGCAACTGCAGCTATGCGCTTTGCGCCGTGTTGGGCGCGCTGCTGGCGGTGACCGGCTATACCGGCCTCACATTGGGCACGCTGGTCTCCTTTTTGACGCTGAACAAGAGCTTTACCCAGCCTGTGGCCCAGATCAGCCAGCAGGCCAACAGCGTGGTCATGGCCCTGGCCGGTGCCCAGCGCGTGTTCGCCCTGCTGGATGAACCGGGCGAGGAGGACAGCGGCTATGTCACCTTGGTCCGCGTGAAGCGCAACGCGGACGGCTCCCTGGAGGAAAGCGACGAGCGCACCGGCATCTGGGCCTGGAAGCACCCCCACCTGGCCGACGGCACCGTTACCTACACGGAGGTGCAGGGCAGCATCGTCTTCGACGATGTGGACTTCGGCTACGACGAAAATAAGCTGGTCCTCCACGACATCAGGCTCTACGGCAACCCCGGCCAGAAGATTGCCTTCGTGGGCTCCACCGGCGCGGGCAAGACCACCATCACCAACCTCATCAACCGGTTTTACGACATACAGGACGGCAAGATCCGCTATGACGGCATCAACATCAACAAGATCAAAAAGGCGGATCTGCGCACCTCTCTGGGCATCGTCCTTCAGGACACCCACCTCTTCACCGGCACGGTGATGGAGAACATCCGTTACGGGCGACTGGATGCCAGCGATGAAGAGTGCGTGGCCGCGGCCCAGCTGGCCAATGCCCACGGCTTCATCACCCGCCTGAGCGACGGCTACAACACCATGCTCACCGGCGACGGCGCCAACCTCTCCCAGGGCCAGCGCCAGCTGATCGCCATTGCCCGGGCGGCGGTGGCCGATCCTCCGGTGCTGATTTTGGATGAGGCCACCTCCTCCATCGACACCCGCACGGAGAAGCTGGTTCAGGAGGGTATGGACGGATTGATGTACGGCCGGACCACCTTTGTCATCGCGCACCGGCTCTCCACCGTCCGTAACTCCGACTGCATCATGGTTCTGGAACAGGGCCGCATCATTGAGCGGGGAACCCACGAGGAGCTGCTGGAGCAGAAGGGCCGCTACTATCAGCTCTATACCGGCAATCAGGCCGGATGA
- a CDS encoding nucleoside hydrolase yields the protein MRKLILDVDTGSDDAIAIMLAVLSGAFDLLGVTVCWGNRPVEACAQNTLQVLELLGSDVPVYQGCPEPMVRHLLPARHIPNDVSIIEDGVEYTIHPAAMPLPPARGHVQGKHAVSFLVETLMAAQEPVTLVAVGPPTNLGLAFRMEPRIRDHVAEVVFMGGAVDMGNVTPVAEANFFHDPEAAKIVLDSGVKVTCITLNATMASPFTLAEAGELEALGTASGAFAADLIRIRAEASRHLGWSDGTLEPVHDPLAIAYLLNPAVITDLRRQRCNIDISGGFADGMLIVEHRNENDRSVNTYVSYGSDCALYHRMVKEAMAKGPKA from the coding sequence ATGAGAAAACTGATCTTGGATGTGGACACCGGCAGCGACGATGCCATCGCCATCATGCTGGCGGTGCTCAGCGGCGCCTTTGACCTCTTGGGCGTCACCGTCTGCTGGGGCAACCGGCCGGTGGAGGCCTGCGCGCAAAATACCCTTCAGGTGCTGGAGCTGTTGGGCTCCGACGTCCCGGTCTACCAGGGCTGCCCGGAGCCCATGGTCCGCCACCTGCTGCCCGCCCGGCACATCCCCAACGATGTGAGCATCATTGAGGACGGCGTGGAGTACACCATCCACCCCGCCGCCATGCCCCTGCCGCCCGCCAGGGGCCATGTGCAGGGCAAGCACGCCGTCTCCTTCCTGGTGGAGACCCTGATGGCCGCTCAGGAACCGGTGACGCTGGTTGCCGTGGGGCCGCCCACCAATTTAGGTCTGGCCTTCCGTATGGAGCCCCGCATCCGGGACCATGTGGCCGAGGTGGTGTTCATGGGCGGCGCCGTGGACATGGGCAACGTGACGCCAGTGGCGGAGGCCAACTTCTTCCACGACCCGGAGGCTGCCAAAATCGTCCTGGATTCCGGCGTAAAGGTCACCTGCATCACCCTCAACGCCACCATGGCCTCCCCGTTCACCCTTGCCGAGGCCGGCGAGTTGGAGGCCCTGGGCACTGCCTCCGGCGCCTTTGCCGCCGACCTGATCCGCATACGGGCCGAGGCCAGCCGGCATCTGGGCTGGAGCGACGGCACGCTGGAGCCGGTGCATGACCCCCTGGCCATCGCCTATCTTTTGAACCCAGCCGTGATCACGGACCTGCGGCGCCAGCGATGCAACATCGACATCAGCGGCGGCTTTGCCGACGGCATGCTCATTGTGGAGCACCGCAACGAAAACGACCGCTCTGTCAACACCTATGTGAGCTACGGCTCCGACTGTGCCCTCTACCACCGCATGGTGAA
- a CDS encoding RNA polymerase sigma factor has protein sequence MDQNTRAEYLVNTYADTILRLSYSYLKNTEDAKDVCQNVLVKLMSEERDFASREHEKAWILRTTANACKDVLKSPWRKRVCDLEACAEVAAPEQPDGAVLAAVNELPPHYRAVIYLYYYEGYQAGEIGELLGIPTATVHTRLARGRAKLRDLFGGAAYGESV, from the coding sequence ATGGATCAGAACACCCGGGCGGAGTATTTGGTGAATACGTACGCGGACACCATTCTCCGGCTGAGTTACAGTTATTTGAAAAACACAGAGGATGCAAAGGACGTGTGCCAGAACGTATTGGTGAAACTCATGTCAGAGGAGCGGGACTTTGCAAGCAGGGAGCATGAGAAGGCCTGGATTCTGCGCACGACGGCAAACGCCTGCAAGGACGTGCTGAAAAGCCCGTGGCGCAAAAGGGTCTGTGACCTGGAAGCCTGCGCGGAGGTGGCGGCTCCGGAGCAGCCGGACGGCGCAGTGCTTGCGGCGGTGAATGAGCTTCCGCCCCACTACAGGGCCGTGATCTACCTTTATTACTATGAGGGATACCAGGCCGGGGAGATCGGGGAGCTTCTGGGTATCCCCACCGCCACGGTCCACACCCGTCTGGCCCGGGGCAGGGCAAAATTGAGAGATTTATTTGGAGGAGCAGCATATGGAGAATCTGTTTGA